Proteins encoded by one window of Lathyrus oleraceus cultivar Zhongwan6 chromosome 1, CAAS_Psat_ZW6_1.0, whole genome shotgun sequence:
- the LOC127097604 gene encoding kinesin-like protein KIN-8A, whose translation MTVSTRSNSKSNPNRQQQGLKEKLKALTLLYEQQKFQNGSFKPHQQQENHRENLKSNAVARDKNGNRIMVFVRVRPLAKKEKEAGSRCCVKIVNSSHIYMTEFATPNDYLRLKRVRGGHFTFDACFSDSATQHQVYSTSTSELVEAVMQGKNGTVFCYGATGAGKTYTMLGTVENPGVMVLAIKDLFSKIRTRSYDGNHVVHLSYLEVYNETVRDLISPGRPLVLREDKQGIVAAGLTQYRAYSTDEVMALLQQGNRNRTTEPTRANETSSRSHAVLQVVVEYRVRDAAMNIIHKVGKLSLIDLAGSERALATDQRTLRSLEGANINRSLLALSSCINALVEGKKHIPYRNSKLTQLLKDSLGGTCNTVMIANISPSILSFGETQNTLHWADRAKEIRTKAPDANEDLLPVPKTETDQAQLILELQNENRQLRIQLARQKQMLLKLKAQSLAAYSSPTPPSASSFLSTPPTSIQPNEKQRTRPSVTYLTPKTEKKGEEIAFTVGTLYQKVKALESEIVRMKKDHSLMIKQKDDVIRELSQKSGKKVTAAAEMGNRVVTRSSIRPKVENTGELRSPSHRFHSPLQMAKKRSFWDITAANSPSVTALNGRKTRSHIITSEPTAHPSMLLKPGFAKEKGNIWK comes from the exons ATGACAGTTTCAACTCGATCTAACTCAAAGAGCAATCCAAATCGACAACAGCAAGGGTTAAAGGAGAAATTGAAAGCCCTAACACTCTTGTACGAGCAGCAGAAATTCCAGAACGGTTCTTTCAAGCCTCATCAACAACAAGAGAATCATAGAGAAAACCTAAAGAGTAATGCTGTGGCTCGGGACAAAAATGGGAACAGGATAATGGTGTTTGTGAGAGTGAGGCCACTTGCTAAGAAGGAAAAGGAAGCGGGTTCTAGGTGTTGTGTCAAGATTGTGAATTCTTCTCATATTTATATGACGGAATTCGCTACTCCTAATGATTACTTGAGGTTGAAGAGAGTTCGAGGAGGTCATTTCACATTTGATGCATGCTTTTCTGATTCAGCTACTCAACACCAAGTTTATTCTACCTC AACCTCGGAACTTGTGGAAGCAGTTATGCAAGGGAAGAATGGGACAGTTTTCTGTTACGGTGCCACTGGAGCTGGAAAAACATACACAATGCTTGGTACAGTGGAAAACCCAGGAGTGATGGTGTTGGCAATTAAGGATCTCTTCAGTAAAATCAGGACCAGAAGCTATGATGGAAACCATGTAGTTCATCTGTCCTATCTCGAGGTTTATAATGAAACTGTAAGAGATTTGATTTCACCTGGAAGGCCTCTTGTTTTGAGAGAAGATAAACAG GGGATTGTGGCAGCAGGTCTTACGCAATACAGAGCTTACTCCACCGATGAA GTGATGGCATTGCTTCAGCAGGGAAATCGTAATAGAACTACGGAACCAACTCGTGCAAATGAAACATCTTCACGTTCCCATGCTGTTTTGCAG GTCGTGGTTGAATACCGAGTTAGAGATGCTGCAATGAATATTATTCACAAAGTGGGCAAACTCTCATTGATTGATCTTGCAGGGTCAGAGAGAGCTCTTGCCACAGATCAAAGAACACTTAGGTCTCTTGAGGGTGCCAATATTAACCGGTCTCTTCTTGCACTAAGCAGCTGCATCAATGCTCTTGTAGAGGGCAAGAAGCACATTCCATACCGAAATTCAAAACTCACCCAGCTTCTCAAAGATTCATTAGGAGGAACTTGCAACACTGTCATGATTGCAAACATAAGCCCAAGTATCCTCTCATTTGGTGAAACTCAAAACACCCTTCATTGGGCTGATAGAGCCAAGGAGATTCGAACAAAG GCACCTGATGCAAACGAGGATCTATTACCGGTACCTAAAACAGAAACAGACCAGGCGCAGCTGATACTTGAGCTGCAAAATGAGAATCGTCAATTGCGAATTCAGCTAGCACGCCAAAAACAGATGCTTTTGAAGCTCAAAGCACAATCCTTGGCTGCATATTCTTCCCCAACACCACCATCAGCTTCATCTTTTCTTTCCACACCTCCAACCTCTATTCAACCAAATGAAAAACAAAGGACCAGACCCTCTGTCACGTATCTCACCCCAAAGACCGAGAAGAAGGGGGAGGAGATAGCCTTCACTGTTGGAACACTTTATCAAAAAGTAAAAGCCCTGGAGTCAGAGATAGTGAGAATGAAAAAGGATCACAGTTTGATGATAAAGCAAAAAGATGATGTTATTCGCGAGCTTTCACAAAAGAGTGGGAAAAAAGTAACAGCAGCCGCGGAAATGGGGAATAGAGTGGTAACCAGGTCTAGCATACGGCCAAAGGTTGAAAACACCGGGGAGCTTAGGAGTCCAAGTCATCGTTTTCACTCACCACTACAAATGGCCAAGAAACGAAGCTTTTGGGACATAACTGCTGCCAACAGCCCATCAGTTACTGCATTAAATGGAAGAAAAACTAGAAGCCATATTATCACTTCTGAACCTACTGCCCATCCATCCATGCTTCTTAAG CCGGGGTTTGCTAAGGAAAAGGGAAATATTTGGAAGTGA
- the LOC127097761 gene encoding protein MIZU-KUSSEI 1, which translates to MELQQTTNSLKKQDTRFSLSFVLLFDMNPVMARSSNNMSSKRHFHWTNKVGTEEGDAHTSESFSTLIQKEDLERDKVIDLEASSDARASTTNATRKKLRAVAISRLRSALTVFGKNRSNTPFGLGSRVVGTLFGYRRGHVHFAFQKDPTSQEAFLIELATPISGLVREMASGSVRIALECDKEKEVEKKGLRLLEEAMWRTYCNGKKCGFANRRECGQKEWDILKAVEPISMGAGVIPGTEAGAEGELMYMRAKFERVVGSRDSEAFYMMNPDSNGVPELSIYLLRV; encoded by the coding sequence ATGGAATTACAACAAACAACCAATTCATTGAAAAAACAAGACACTAGATTCTCTCTCTCctttgttttgctttttgataTGAATCCAGTCATGGCTAGAAGCTCAAACAACATGTCCTCTAAGAGACATTTTCATTGGACAAACAAGGTTGGAACTGAAGAAGGTGATGCTCACACTTCAGAATCATTTTCTACACTCATTCAGAAGGAGGACTTAGAGCGTGACAAGGTTATTGATCTCGAGGCTTCATCAGATGCTAGAGCCAGTACTACAAATGCAACAAGGAAGAAACTGAGAGCAGTGGCGATCTCAAGGCTTCGTTCAGCTCTCACTGTGTTTGGCAAGAACCGGTCCAACACGCCGTTCGGCCTCGGTTCTCGTGTAGTTGGGACGCTCTTTGGATATAGACGCGGGCATGTACATTTTGCATTTCAGAAGGACCCAACTTCCCAAGAAGCCTTTTTGATCGAGCTTGCAACGCCGATCAGCGGTTTGGTTCGCGAAATGGCATCCGGGTCAGTGAGGATTGCTCTGGAATGTGACAAGGAGAAAGAAGTTGAGAAGAAAGGTTTGAGGTTGCTGGAAGAGGCTATGTGGAGGACATATTGCAACGGCAAGAAGTGCGGTTTTGCCAACAGAAGAGAATGCGGTCAAAAGGAGTGGGATATTCTGAAAGCTGTTGAGCCAATTTCAATGGGTGCTGGTGTTATACCAGGAACAGAAGCAGGAGCAGAGGGTGAACTTATGTACATGAGGGCAAAATTTGAGAGAGTTGTTGGATCTAGAGATTCTGAAGCTTTCTATATGATGAATCCTGACAGCAATGGTGTTCCTGAGCTCAGCATTTATTTGCTTAGAGTCTAG
- the LOC127097845 gene encoding protein Dr1 homolog isoform X1 has protein sequence MEPMDIVAKSKEDASLPKATMTKIIKEMLPPDVRVARDTQDLLIECCVEFINLISSESNEVCNREERRTIAPEHVLKALGVLGFGEYIEEVYAAYEQHKMETVQDSIKGAKWSGAAEMTEEQALAEQQRMFAEARARMNGGTITSNQPDADQSLEN, from the exons ATGGAACCCATGGACATAGTTGCAAAATCAAAGGAAGATGCGTCGCTTCCTAAAg CCACGATGACGAAAATTATAAAAGAGATGTTACCACCCGATGTTCGAGTTGCAAGAGATACACAGGATTTGTTGATTGAATGCTGTGTAG AGTTCATAAACCTTATCTCATCAGAGTCAAATGAAGTATGTAACAGAGAGGAAAGAAGGACGATTGCACCTGAGCACGTGTTGAAGGCTTTAGGG GTTCTTGGATTTGGTGAGTACATTGAGGAGGTTTATGCAGCATATGAACAGCACAAAATGGAGACAGTG CAGGACTCTATAAAAGGTGCCAAGTGGAGTGGCGCAGCTGAGATGACAGAGGAACAGGCATTAGCAGAGCAGCAAAGGATGTTTGCAGAGGCGCGTGCTAGAATGAATGGTGGGACtattacttcaaatcaacctgATGCTGACCAAAGTTTAGAGAACTAA
- the LOC127097845 gene encoding protein Dr1 homolog isoform X2, which translates to MEPMDIVAKSKEDASLPKATMTKIIKEMLPPDVRVARDTQDLLIECCVEFINLISSESNEVCNREERRTIAPEHVLKALGVLGFGEYIEEVYAAYEQHKMETVDSIKGAKWSGAAEMTEEQALAEQQRMFAEARARMNGGTITSNQPDADQSLEN; encoded by the exons ATGGAACCCATGGACATAGTTGCAAAATCAAAGGAAGATGCGTCGCTTCCTAAAg CCACGATGACGAAAATTATAAAAGAGATGTTACCACCCGATGTTCGAGTTGCAAGAGATACACAGGATTTGTTGATTGAATGCTGTGTAG AGTTCATAAACCTTATCTCATCAGAGTCAAATGAAGTATGTAACAGAGAGGAAAGAAGGACGATTGCACCTGAGCACGTGTTGAAGGCTTTAGGG GTTCTTGGATTTGGTGAGTACATTGAGGAGGTTTATGCAGCATATGAACAGCACAAAATGGAGACAGTG GACTCTATAAAAGGTGCCAAGTGGAGTGGCGCAGCTGAGATGACAGAGGAACAGGCATTAGCAGAGCAGCAAAGGATGTTTGCAGAGGCGCGTGCTAGAATGAATGGTGGGACtattacttcaaatcaacctgATGCTGACCAAAGTTTAGAGAACTAA